From the Simplicispira suum genome, the window GCGTCCGTTGCCACAGCCTTCACCGTGCCGCTGGCGCAACAGCTGTTTGGCGGCGCGTGGGCGCCAGCGTTGGCCAGTTGGGCGCTGCCCGCAGGCTTGGTCATGCTGCTCTGGGCGCCGCTGGCGCTATCGGCCCCGCATGAGGCGATTTCTCCCGTACCGAATCCCCTGTCGGGCAGGAGACTGGGCAGCCTGGGACGCGATCGCCTTGCCTGGCAAGTGACGATCTTCATGGGCTCGCAATCGGCCATGGCTTATGTCGTAATGGGCTGGCTGGCTCCGATCCTGCGCGAGCGGGGCCTGAACGGCACGGAGGCAGGCTACGTGGTTGCCACGGCCATCCTCACACAGTTGGTCACCAGCCTGCTGACACCCTCCATTGCGGCGCGCTGCCGGGACCAGCGAGCGCTGGCCGTCGGTCTGGCGCTGCTCGTACTGAGCTCTTTGTTGGCACTGATTTTTGCCCCGCTTGGCGGCCGATGGGTCTGGGCCGTGCTGCTGGGCTGCGGTCTGGGAAGCGCCTTTGCGCTCGCACTGAGCCTCATCGTCATGCGCAGCGCCAACGCCCAAGTCACCGCCCAGCTCTCGGCCATGGCGCAAGGATGGGGCTACACCTTGGCGGCAGTTGGTCCGCTGCTGGTGGGGCTGCTGCGCGGCTGGACCGGCGGCTATGCATCGGCAGCGACTTTGTTGGTGCTGCTCTCCGTTGTCATGGCCTGGAGCGGCTGGGGGGCAGGTCGCAACCTGCTTGTGCAGCCGCATTCGCACTGATGTATGCACATGGCATGGCAGAACGTCTTGAAACTTTGCTATTAACAATATAGCTATCCAAGCTTATTTCACAAGCGATGGGGCCTAAAAACACTTGATTTTTTAGATCCCGACGACGCCTACCCATTGGCTCACTCTCCCAGGCAGACCGGCCCTGTTCTCGCCGGTCAAAAAACAAAGACCGCCCGAAGGCGGTCTTTGCGAGGGATGCACTGCGCTACGTGATCAGACGGTTTCGCCGTACACGGAAATGGTGACTTCCACAGCCACGTCGTGGTGCAAGGTCACGCTCACGGCGCTATCGCCGATGGTCTTGATGGGGCCGGCGGGCATACGCACTTGCGACTTCAGCACCTTGAAGCCCAGCTTGTTCAGCTCTTCGGCGATGTCGCCATTGGTGACAGAACCAAACAGGCGGCCGTCCACACCGGCCTTTTGCGTCAGCTTGATGACCTTGCCTTCAAGCTTGGCACCTTCAGCTTGCGAAACGGCGAGCTTTTCAGCTGCAGCTTTTTCCAGTTCGGCGCGCTTGGCTTCGAACTCGGCTTTGGCGGTAGCCGTGGCACGGCGGGCACGGCCCGAGGGAATCAGAAAGTTGCGGGCGTAGCCGTCTTTGACCTTGACGAGATCGCCGAGGATGCCAAGGTTTGCAACCTTGTCGAGCAGGATGATTTGCATGACGGGTGCTCCTTAGATTTTGTGCTGGTCGCTGTAAGGCACCAGTGCCAGGAAGCGTGCGCGCTTGATGGCGGTGTTGAGCTGGCGCTGGAAGATCGCGCGCGTGCCGGTCAGGCGCGCGGGGATGATCTTGCCGTTCTCGGCGATGAAGTCGCGCAGCGTGTCGACATCCTTGTAGTCGATTTCTTCGACGCCAGTGACGGTGAAACGGCAGAAGCGCTTGCGCTTGAACAGCAGCGACTGGGTGTTGCGCTTGGGGCGCTTGTCTTTATTGAATTTCTTGAACGTGGCCATTGACGGACCTCTTGAAAATTAATCGGGTTGAATATCCTGAACATGCAGCACAGCGTGCTTGCCATTGCGGGGTGTTGCCAAAAAACCAGTGAAGCGCCAGAGGCTGCCTATGGATTGCTTGGCCAATCGCTCGGCCATCGCACCAAAAGCCACCGCTTTCATCGCTGCCTTGACATCGCGGTTCTGTCCTGCCTCTTGCTGCTGCGAGCTGTGCTCAAGCCGCAATTCGATGGCGGGAAGACCGGCGGGCGTGAATCGCAAAGGCTGCGCCTCGGCGATACAGGCGGTCAAGACAACGTGGTTCTGCACTCCTTGGGGCAAACGCCGCGTCTGGCGCTATGCGCGCTCAGTACGTTCGCTGCGCTCGCCACGGTCGGGGCGCTCTCCGCGCTCACCGGAAGCAGCGTATTCGGCCTGGCTGGCCTTGCGGGCTTCTTCGCGCTCGACGGTCTTCATCATCGACGAAGGGCCGGTATCGGCCTTCTTCTTCAGCACGGTGAGGTGGCGCAGAACGGCGTCGTTGAACTTGAACGCATGCTCCAGTTCGGCCATCACAGCCTGATCGGCTTCGATGTTGATGCACAGGTAGTGCGCCTTGGCGAGCTTGTTGATCAGGTATGCCAGCTGGCGGCGGCCCCAGTCTTCCACGCGGTGCACCTGACCACCGCCAGCGGTGATCATGCCCTTGTAGCGCTCGAGCATGGCGGGAACCTGCTCGCTTTGATCCGGATGGATCAACAAAATGATTTCGTAGTGACGCATGCATACTCCTTGTGGTTAAACGCCACCCGCTGCGTCCGTAGCAGTGTGGCAAGGCAAAGCCGGCAATTATAGTACGCAGCTGTCGCTTGGCGCTGAAGCGCGTCTGTGCAGATCACACCATGCGCAATCCTTGAATTGCTCCCTGCCGCCCCCATGTGCGCCGACATACCTTCCTTTCATCCGCTCCTTCGCCTCTGAGACGACCGACATGCAAGACAACAACCACAATCCCGCCGCGCCGGCTCCGAACCTGCCCCCCGAAGAATTTGAAGCCGCGATGGCTGCCAATGCCAACGATGAAATGCAGCGCTTGCAGAACGAACTGGCTGAGTTGAAGGCCAAAAGTGCCGAACTGGCCGATCAGTTTCTGCGTGCCAAGGCCGAGGCCGAAAACGCCCGCCGCCGTGCCGAGGACGAAATCTCCAAGGCGCGCAAGTTCGGTATCGAGAATTTTGCTGAGGGTCTGCTGCCCGTGGCCGACAGCCTGGACGCGGCACTCGCCATTCAAAACGCGACTGCGGCGCAGTTGCGCGAAGGCACTGAAGCCACCTTGCGCCAACTGATCTCGGCGCTGGAGCGCAATCGTGTGGTCGTCGTGAACCCACCTCCGGGCGAAAAGTTCGATCCGCACCGCCACCAAGCCATCAGCATGGTGGCGGCCAACCAGGAAGCCAACACCATCGTCTCGGTGCTGCAAAAGGGC encodes:
- the priB gene encoding primosomal replication protein N, which translates into the protein MQNHVVLTACIAEAQPLRFTPAGLPAIELRLEHSSQQQEAGQNRDVKAAMKAVAFGAMAERLAKQSIGSLWRFTGFLATPRNGKHAVLHVQDIQPD
- the rpsF gene encoding 30S ribosomal protein S6; amino-acid sequence: MRHYEIILLIHPDQSEQVPAMLERYKGMITAGGGQVHRVEDWGRRQLAYLINKLAKAHYLCINIEADQAVMAELEHAFKFNDAVLRHLTVLKKKADTGPSSMMKTVEREEARKASQAEYAASGERGERPDRGERSERTERA
- the rplI gene encoding 50S ribosomal protein L9 is translated as MQIILLDKVANLGILGDLVKVKDGYARNFLIPSGRARRATATAKAEFEAKRAELEKAAAEKLAVSQAEGAKLEGKVIKLTQKAGVDGRLFGSVTNGDIAEELNKLGFKVLKSQVRMPAGPIKTIGDSAVSVTLHHDVAVEVTISVYGETV
- the rpsR gene encoding 30S ribosomal protein S18, producing the protein MATFKKFNKDKRPKRNTQSLLFKRKRFCRFTVTGVEEIDYKDVDTLRDFIAENGKIIPARLTGTRAIFQRQLNTAIKRARFLALVPYSDQHKI
- a CDS encoding CynX/NimT family MFS transporter, giving the protein MPEQIQSRQSLLLGISLLLIAFNLRPVFGSLSVVLPDIMRDTGLGATGASLLTTLPILCLGVFSAPAPALARRFGIERTLLGAMLLICIGTLLRGWVHLPLLFAASVLAGAGIAIGNVLVLGLIKRDFPHRSAMMTGLYTLAICAGASVATAFTVPLAQQLFGGAWAPALASWALPAGLVMLLWAPLALSAPHEAISPVPNPLSGRRLGSLGRDRLAWQVTIFMGSQSAMAYVVMGWLAPILRERGLNGTEAGYVVATAILTQLVTSLLTPSIAARCRDQRALAVGLALLVLSSLLALIFAPLGGRWVWAVLLGCGLGSAFALALSLIVMRSANAQVTAQLSAMAQGWGYTLAAVGPLLVGLLRGWTGGYASAATLLVLLSVVMAWSGWGAGRNLLVQPHSH
- the grpE gene encoding nucleotide exchange factor GrpE; its protein translation is MQDNNHNPAAPAPNLPPEEFEAAMAANANDEMQRLQNELAELKAKSAELADQFLRAKAEAENARRRAEDEISKARKFGIENFAEGLLPVADSLDAALAIQNATAAQLREGTEATLRQLISALERNRVVVVNPPPGEKFDPHRHQAISMVAANQEANTIVSVLQKGYLIADRVLRPALVTVAAPK